In Pseudomonas nunensis, a single window of DNA contains:
- a CDS encoding response regulator, with amino-acid sequence MSQTATILVIDDEPQIRKFLRISLASQGYKVLEAGTGNEGLAQAALNKPDLLVLDLGLPDMDGQQVLREFREWSTVPVLVLSVRASEGQKVEALDGGANDYVTKPFGIQEFLARVRALLRQAPAGEAQQAALTFGPLTVDLAYRRVLLDGVEVALTRKEYAVLAQLARHPGRVITQQQLLKDIWGPTHTEDSHYLRIVVGHLRQKLADDPTQPRFIVTEAGVGYRLLSEGGI; translated from the coding sequence ATGAGCCAGACCGCGACCATCTTGGTCATCGATGACGAACCGCAGATCCGCAAATTCCTGCGCATCAGCCTCGCCTCCCAGGGCTACAAAGTACTGGAGGCCGGCACTGGCAACGAAGGCCTGGCGCAAGCGGCGCTGAACAAACCCGATCTGCTGGTGCTCGACCTCGGCTTGCCGGACATGGACGGCCAGCAAGTGCTGCGCGAGTTTCGCGAATGGTCGACGGTGCCGGTGTTGGTGTTGTCGGTGCGGGCCAGCGAAGGGCAGAAAGTTGAAGCGCTGGATGGCGGCGCCAACGACTACGTGACCAAGCCGTTCGGCATTCAGGAGTTCCTTGCCCGGGTGCGCGCCTTGTTGCGTCAGGCGCCGGCGGGTGAAGCCCAGCAAGCGGCGTTGACGTTCGGGCCGCTGACTGTGGATCTGGCGTATCGCCGGGTGTTGCTCGACGGCGTCGAAGTCGCGCTGACCCGCAAGGAATACGCGGTGCTGGCGCAACTGGCGCGGCATCCGGGGCGGGTGATTACCCAGCAGCAATTGCTCAAGGACATCTGGGGGCCGACCCATACCGAAGACAGCCACTATCTGCGGATTGTGGTAGGGCATCTGCGCCAGAAACTGGCGGACGATCCGACCCAGCCGCGGTTTATCGTGACCGAGGCGGGGGTGGGGTATCGGTTGTTGAGTGAGGGTGGGATTTAG
- a CDS encoding patatin-like phospholipase family protein gives MKKRVALVLGSGGARGYAHIGVIEEIERRGYDIACIAGCSMGAVVGGIYAAGKLDEYRNWIESLDYLDVLRLVDVSFRLGAIRGEKVFGQIRKIVGEINIEDLRIPYTAVATDLTNQQEIWFQAGCLHQAIRASAAIPSLFTPVMQGNRMLVDGGLLNPLPIVPVVSSHCDLIIAVNLNSTNQRHYQLPVIERPAAFKSRFNSLINSLGSKMPFRRKQAEQLLLLEQEALKAEAAEINPWIESAEPEAQQPAAAPQGEGAPKSATGSFIIDNVGPASLLDLINQSFEVMQTSLAQYKIAGYPPDVLINVPKRVCRFFEFYKAPELIALGREIARDTMDRYEKEQS, from the coding sequence ATGAAAAAGCGTGTCGCACTGGTGCTGGGCTCGGGTGGAGCCCGGGGCTACGCGCATATCGGTGTCATTGAAGAGATCGAACGGCGTGGCTACGACATCGCCTGCATCGCCGGTTGCTCCATGGGCGCCGTGGTCGGCGGGATTTATGCCGCCGGCAAACTCGACGAATATCGCAACTGGATCGAAAGTCTGGACTACCTTGATGTGTTGCGTCTGGTGGACGTGAGTTTTCGCCTGGGCGCCATTCGCGGCGAGAAAGTCTTCGGCCAGATTCGCAAGATCGTCGGCGAGATCAATATCGAAGACCTGCGCATTCCCTACACGGCGGTGGCTACCGACCTGACTAACCAGCAGGAAATCTGGTTCCAGGCCGGCTGCCTGCACCAGGCTATTCGCGCCTCAGCGGCGATTCCCAGCCTGTTCACACCGGTAATGCAGGGCAATCGCATGCTGGTGGATGGCGGTTTGCTCAACCCGTTGCCGATTGTGCCGGTGGTGTCGAGCCATTGTGATCTGATCATCGCGGTCAACCTCAACTCGACCAACCAGCGGCATTACCAATTACCGGTGATCGAGCGCCCAGCGGCGTTCAAGTCGCGGTTCAACAGCCTGATCAACTCGCTTGGCTCGAAGATGCCGTTCCGGCGCAAACAGGCCGAACAATTGTTGTTGCTGGAACAGGAGGCACTGAAGGCCGAAGCGGCGGAGATTAATCCGTGGATCGAATCCGCCGAACCCGAAGCCCAGCAACCGGCGGCCGCCCCGCAAGGTGAAGGCGCACCGAAATCCGCTACCGGTTCGTTCATCATCGACAACGTCGGGCCGGCGTCTTTGCTGGACCTGATCAATCAGAGTTTCGAGGTGATGCAGACCTCGTTGGCGCAGTACAAGATTGCCGGGTATCCACCGGACGTCCTGATCAACGTGCCAAAGCGGGTGTGCCGGTTTTTCGAGTTCTACAAGGCGCCGGAGTTGATCGCGTTGGGTCGGGAGATTGCGCGGGATACGATGGATCGGTATGAGAAAGAGCAGAGCTGA
- a CDS encoding CHAD domain-containing protein: MSALVDRLVAQVLSIEVRLLACQARLSARTDPEALHDLRTTVRRLRSLLRPLRGLPGVEQLESAASGVGELTTPLRDREVLAAYLLQHGQPEAAQRRMAQMDVAYPTVATSPQVIQLLMILDAFPRFLRASQRQGLLKGLRQRIEKRLAKQWKKLDEALHDPAHDRHRLRLLIKRVRYGIEAYPELDRLPKAAMPRLKSAQAALGDWHDCWQWLLRAEQEADLLPCVAVWKITMAKAEGRADRVLDKLSKACFKS, translated from the coding sequence ATGTCTGCCTTGGTTGACCGGTTGGTGGCTCAGGTCTTGAGCATTGAAGTTCGTCTGCTGGCCTGCCAGGCACGCTTGAGTGCTCGCACCGATCCGGAGGCGCTGCACGATTTGCGCACCACGGTTCGGCGCTTGCGCAGTCTGTTGCGACCGTTGCGCGGTTTGCCCGGGGTCGAGCAACTGGAAAGCGCGGCGTCCGGGGTCGGTGAGTTGACCACGCCGCTGCGCGATCGCGAAGTGCTGGCGGCGTACTTGCTCCAGCACGGTCAACCCGAGGCGGCGCAGCGGCGCATGGCGCAAATGGATGTGGCTTATCCGACCGTTGCGACCAGCCCGCAAGTGATTCAACTGCTGATGATCCTCGACGCTTTTCCGCGTTTCCTGCGGGCCTCCCAGCGTCAGGGGCTGCTCAAGGGCTTGCGCCAACGTATCGAAAAGCGCCTGGCCAAGCAGTGGAAAAAACTGGATGAGGCTTTGCACGATCCGGCCCATGATCGCCATCGTTTGCGTTTGTTGATCAAGCGCGTGCGCTATGGCATCGAGGCCTATCCCGAACTGGATCGCCTGCCGAAAGCGGCGATGCCACGGCTCAAATCGGCCCAGGCTGCGTTGGGCGATTGGCACGATTGCTGGCAGTGGTTGCTGCGGGCCGAACAGGAGGCGGATTTACTGCCTTGTGTGGCGGTCTGGAAAATCACCATGGCCAAGGCTGAAGGCCGCGCCGACCGCGTGCTCGATAAACTCAGCAAGGCCTGCTTCAAATCCTGA
- a CDS encoding acyl-CoA thioesterase: protein MRFSDLLDAVRSQPQALSIPAEWGQGRASFGGLIAALQYEAMRAKVPADRPVRSLAITFVGPVEPDVPVSFEVDVLREGKAVSQVLGRVMQKGQVVTLVQGSFGASRPSEVAVAAQPAPEMKHWDDCQELPYIKGVTPEFMKHLAMRWSVGGLPFTGNKSRDMGGWVRLRGDVKEEALSEAYILALVDAWPPALLPHLNKPAAGSTLTWTIEFVQPLLALNTLDWCKYLVDIELARDGYGHAAAKLWSADGQLIAMSRQTVTIFA from the coding sequence ATGCGCTTTTCCGATCTGCTTGACGCTGTGCGCAGTCAACCGCAGGCGTTGTCCATTCCTGCCGAATGGGGCCAGGGCCGGGCCAGTTTTGGTGGCCTGATCGCCGCGTTGCAATACGAAGCCATGCGCGCGAAAGTCCCGGCGGATCGTCCGGTGCGTTCGCTGGCGATCACCTTTGTCGGCCCGGTCGAGCCGGATGTGCCAGTCAGTTTTGAAGTCGATGTCTTGCGCGAAGGCAAGGCTGTCAGCCAAGTACTGGGCCGGGTAATGCAGAAAGGTCAGGTGGTGACGTTGGTCCAAGGCAGCTTCGGCGCCTCGCGACCGTCCGAAGTGGCCGTGGCGGCCCAGCCTGCACCCGAGATGAAACACTGGGACGATTGCCAGGAACTGCCTTACATCAAAGGCGTGACCCCGGAATTCATGAAACATCTGGCGATGCGCTGGAGCGTCGGCGGGTTGCCGTTCACCGGGAATAAATCCCGGGACATGGGCGGTTGGGTGCGCTTGCGCGGCGATGTGAAGGAAGAAGCGCTGAGCGAGGCCTACATTCTCGCGCTGGTCGATGCCTGGCCGCCGGCCTTGTTGCCGCACCTGAACAAACCGGCGGCGGGCAGCACGCTGACCTGGACCATCGAATTCGTCCAGCCGCTGCTGGCGCTGAACACGCTGGACTGGTGCAAATACCTGGTGGACATCGAACTCGCCCGTGACGGCTACGGCCACGCGGCAGCGAAGCTGTGGAGCGCTGACGGTCAGTTGATCGCCATGAGCCGGCAGACTGTGACGATCTTCGCCTGA
- a CDS encoding Mpo1-like protein: MGKRHPNLPAWQWKSYPHNHQHPTNLAIHLIAVPLFIIGFLLIVSGVFSLSLLNVVIGVIGVIAALGLQRHGHSLEAQASEPFTDRKDAMSRLLVEQFLTFPRFFLSGGWWRAWRKRHHR, encoded by the coding sequence ATGGGCAAACGTCACCCCAACCTTCCGGCCTGGCAATGGAAGTCCTACCCGCACAATCATCAGCACCCGACCAACCTGGCGATACACCTGATCGCGGTGCCGTTGTTCATCATCGGGTTTCTGTTGATAGTGTCCGGGGTGTTCAGCTTGAGCTTGCTGAATGTCGTGATCGGCGTGATTGGCGTCATCGCCGCGTTGGGCTTGCAGCGCCACGGTCACAGCCTGGAGGCGCAAGCCTCCGAGCCGTTCACTGATCGCAAAGATGCGATGTCACGCTTGCTGGTCGAGCAGTTCCTGACCTTCCCACGGTTTTTCCTCAGCGGCGGCTGGTGGCGCGCTTGGCGTAAGCGCCACCACCGGTGA